The proteins below come from a single Serratia fonticola genomic window:
- a CDS encoding protein-tyrosine-phosphatase (Wzb shows phosphatase activity towards the autophosphorylated Wzc protein, which induces colanic acid biosynthesis; catalyzes the phosphorylation of UDP-glucose dehydrogenase, an enzyme involved in colanic acid biosynthesis): MFKSILVVCIGNICRSPTGERLLKESLPEIKISSAGLGALVGHSADEYAAEIAGENDISLDGHIAKQLTSKLCREYDLILVMERKHIEAVCNIAPESRGKIMLFGHWIGGQDIPDPYKKSKEAFSFVFKQLNDATREWVRALNR, translated from the coding sequence ATGTTTAAATCGATACTTGTTGTTTGCATCGGAAATATATGTCGTTCCCCAACAGGGGAACGTTTACTAAAAGAATCCTTGCCTGAGATAAAGATTTCATCAGCTGGATTGGGTGCTTTAGTTGGCCATTCTGCAGATGAATATGCAGCTGAGATAGCTGGTGAAAATGATATTTCTTTGGATGGGCATATAGCAAAACAGCTGACTTCAAAGTTATGTAGAGAATATGATCTAATCCTGGTAATGGAGAGGAAGCATATCGAAGCAGTTTGCAACATTGCACCTGAGTCCAGAGGGAAAATAATGCTTTTTGGACACTGGATTGGAGGGCAAGATATTCCCGATCCATACAAAAAAAGTAAAGAAGCATTCAGTTTTGTGTTTAAGCAACTTAATGATGCGACTCGTGAATGGGTCAGAGCTTTGAATCGATAA
- a CDS encoding glycosyltransferase family 2 protein, translating into MILSVVIPCFNREASIRDAVKSVLSQSEVNISIEVIVVDDGSTDKSLEMISDLDIKILSTGGRKGACAARNIGIASAKGNWIAFNDSDDFWRADKVEKIFSQFANKINDVEYIVHSFARGVNSYFTIHGNLNGGCQYLEKAPTLSKLLKKNFVSTQCLLVRKDALISIGLFDENLPRFQDWEVAIRLAEKYRGYYIDDMLSICIESHGSISTGFDKGIFSREYILEKHYSNYKANFVAMIKFRFDLLIRKLVLSLRQGSKVK; encoded by the coding sequence ATGATTTTAAGTGTAGTAATACCTTGTTTCAATCGCGAGGCATCCATCAGGGATGCTGTAAAATCTGTATTATCTCAATCAGAAGTAAATATTAGTATTGAGGTAATTGTTGTTGATGACGGTTCTACTGATAAAAGTTTGGAAATGATATCAGATTTGGATATAAAGATATTGTCCACAGGAGGACGAAAAGGTGCTTGTGCAGCTAGAAATATTGGTATAGCAAGTGCTAAAGGTAATTGGATTGCATTTAATGATAGCGATGATTTCTGGAGAGCGGATAAAGTTGAAAAAATTTTTTCACAATTCGCAAACAAAATTAATGACGTTGAATATATAGTTCACTCATTTGCTCGGGGTGTTAACAGCTATTTTACAATCCATGGAAATCTCAATGGAGGCTGTCAGTATTTAGAAAAGGCACCTACATTATCTAAATTATTGAAAAAAAACTTTGTTAGTACACAGTGTTTGTTAGTGCGGAAAGATGCATTAATTTCTATTGGATTGTTTGATGAGAATTTACCAAGATTTCAGGATTGGGAAGTAGCAATTAGGCTTGCAGAAAAGTACAGAGGTTATTACATTGATGATATGCTTTCTATTTGCATTGAAAGTCATGGCTCGATCTCAACTGGTTTTGATAAAGGAATATTTTCTAGAGAGTATATATTAGAAAAGCATTATTCAAATTATAAAGCTAACTTTGTTGCTATGATTAAATTTCGCTTTGATTTACTCATAAGGAAACTTGTCCTATCTTTACGACAAGGATCGAAGGTAAAGTAA
- a CDS encoding lipopolysaccharide biosynthesis protein, translated as MNKKIVGSAAAYALSNITVQVFNFISTLLLMRLLSLEIFGSVGVLTEIFALFMVIGESGVRNFIINKLREKSEPFSNIKFSFQFQLYNAITLAVIFYIIFIFVLKDVNYLDLLITLFFSAVYILTVPAQATFLFKGKKNEMILKDMLTAGLRLLFILITFYLNLKVNIHEVMMLWLIPVAISSIYLNRMWRTAEGSIGDLPSRVSSSTYIENAVLLIPFLSISIVNGIYNRVGVFVLQYFGSVSEAGLYIGAAKFVLPCVFILFAFSNSLTQTFSSDKLPLFNWKFALLCISPAFFIYICLNFIVPIIFTNFFFGKYDGSISILRILSLYVLIVFSYGLFSSYLIVNGHQKKILKVNICSLIMIVFLSLYLVPRFSALGLAYAFISVEICIALFYFITIAKMGLKPTLFFIFPSLYALVYCAVSIYPS; from the coding sequence GTGAATAAAAAAATTGTGGGTAGTGCTGCCGCATATGCTTTAAGTAATATTACAGTACAGGTATTTAATTTTATTTCCACACTACTTTTGATGCGTCTGCTCTCACTTGAGATATTTGGTAGTGTTGGTGTCCTTACAGAAATATTCGCATTGTTCATGGTGATTGGCGAATCAGGGGTACGCAATTTTATCATTAATAAATTAAGAGAAAAATCAGAACCGTTCTCAAACATCAAGTTCTCGTTTCAGTTTCAACTATACAATGCTATAACACTCGCAGTAATATTTTATATAATTTTCATTTTCGTTTTGAAGGATGTAAATTATCTTGATCTACTTATAACACTATTTTTTTCTGCCGTTTATATTTTGACAGTACCTGCTCAAGCAACTTTTCTTTTTAAAGGAAAGAAAAATGAAATGATACTAAAGGATATGTTGACGGCAGGACTAAGGCTGTTATTTATTTTAATTACATTCTATCTAAATTTAAAAGTTAACATACATGAAGTAATGATGCTTTGGTTAATTCCTGTTGCCATCAGTAGCATTTACTTGAATAGAATGTGGCGAACCGCGGAAGGAAGTATCGGTGATCTACCCAGTCGAGTAAGTTCTTCGACATATATTGAAAATGCAGTTCTTCTAATACCATTTTTATCAATATCAATAGTTAATGGTATATATAATCGAGTTGGAGTTTTTGTTTTACAATATTTTGGTTCGGTAAGTGAGGCTGGTTTATATATCGGAGCTGCAAAATTTGTATTGCCTTGTGTCTTTATATTGTTTGCATTTTCCAACTCATTAACTCAGACTTTTTCTAGTGATAAACTGCCTTTATTTAATTGGAAGTTTGCTTTACTATGTATTTCACCAGCATTTTTTATCTATATATGTCTCAATTTTATCGTTCCGATTATATTTACTAATTTCTTTTTCGGGAAATATGATGGTTCGATAAGTATACTAAGAATTTTATCATTATATGTTCTTATTGTATTTTCTTATGGTTTGTTTTCAAGTTATCTGATTGTCAACGGACATCAGAAGAAAATATTAAAAGTAAACATATGTTCATTAATAATGATTGTGTTTTTATCATTATACTTGGTACCTAGATTTAGTGCATTGGGATTGGCGTATGCCTTTATTTCGGTGGAAATATGTATTGCGCTATTCTATTTTATTACGATAGCCAAGATGGGGTTAAAACCCACATTGTTTTTCATTTTTCCGTCACTTTATGCACTTGTTTATTGTGCGGTCAGTATTTATCCAAGTTAG
- a CDS encoding glycosyltransferase, whose amino-acid sequence MEVDKNNICALIVTYGTRLDLIDKVIQSLMMEDVKGIIVVSNGQDTVSRTSLLKICNDERINVILNDENIGSAGGYCQGLKFFLENRKEDFVILLDDDNVISRNGLMKIADQYNENKNSKIVICANRKDRNIQQCSLDKKENILYLNDSFLGYNFLSYFKKEKSDSEDYIYSDIVPYGGMVLDRAIIEDVGLPDKDLFLYSDDYEYSLRIRNKGYMITILKSVSVTDIDQSWHVNRNGSAIIDPESSEMRVYYTVRNGVITDIRYKKKTLLFYINMIFFILIQILKDIRVGKLNFINPRNWSVFIRAFADAKKNKLGMVKFL is encoded by the coding sequence ATGGAAGTGGATAAAAATAACATATGCGCATTAATAGTCACATATGGTACAAGACTTGACCTTATTGATAAGGTTATCCAATCATTAATGATGGAAGATGTTAAAGGGATTATTGTTGTCAGTAATGGTCAGGATACAGTATCTAGGACCTCTCTATTAAAGATATGTAACGACGAAAGAATAAATGTTATTTTAAATGATGAAAATATAGGTTCTGCAGGTGGATACTGTCAAGGATTGAAGTTTTTCTTGGAAAATAGGAAGGAAGATTTTGTAATATTATTGGATGACGATAACGTTATATCTCGAAATGGATTAATGAAAATAGCAGATCAGTATAATGAAAATAAAAACTCAAAAATTGTTATTTGTGCCAATAGAAAAGATCGCAATATTCAGCAATGTTCCTTAGACAAAAAAGAAAATATTTTATATTTGAATGATAGTTTTCTTGGATATAATTTTTTGTCCTATTTTAAAAAGGAAAAATCAGATAGTGAGGACTATATTTATTCCGACATTGTACCTTATGGAGGCATGGTTTTAGATCGAGCAATAATTGAAGATGTCGGTTTGCCTGATAAAGACTTGTTCTTATATTCTGATGATTATGAGTATTCACTTAGGATCAGAAATAAAGGATACATGATAACTATTCTAAAAAGTGTTTCAGTAACAGATATTGACCAGTCTTGGCACGTGAATAGAAATGGTTCTGCAATTATAGATCCCGAATCGAGTGAAATGAGAGTATATTACACAGTTAGAAATGGTGTCATAACTGACATTCGTTATAAGAAGAAAACACTACTTTTTTATATAAATATGATTTTCTTTATCTTAATTCAAATTCTTAAAGATATACGAGTAGGTAAACTAAATTTCATAAATCCTCGAAATTGGTCTGTTTTCATTAGGGCTTTCGCTGATGCTAAAAAAAATAAATTAGGGATGGTTAAGTTCTTATGA
- the wzc gene encoding tyrosine-protein kinase Wzc, producing MSDKKRESTFQQENEGIDIGRIWGSLVDHRWMILGMTALFTVIGTLYVLFSTPIYRADALIQVEQNSGNSILSNLSEILPSNQPPSAAEIELIKSRMVLGKTVDDLNLDVVVEQKFFPIFGKGFARIVGKPKSELALSRFEVSENDINQYFEIKLLDDSQFSITKDGEDIAKGNVGQLLKNEHVTVLISDAKFDDGEVFEIKKISKLEAINEILNDLTVTDKGKDTGVLSLSLTGSDPSEIKKILNSISQNYLLQNVERKSEEAARSLTFLKEQLPEVRGALDDAETKLNKYRQQNDSVDLSLEAKAALESGVALDTQLNELTFKEAEISKLYTKEHPSYKALMEKRKTLEDEKGKLNKKISGLPKTQQEILRLTRDVNAGQEVYMQMLNKQQELSITKASTVGNVRIVDSAITQPKPVKPNKPVSILLFAMLGIILSAGYAILKTVLHKGVESAEQLEEIGINVYANIPLSEWQMKEDKKLVTRSKTTKSNMLLAIGNPADLAIEAIRSLRTSLHFAMMEAKNNVLMISGASPGIGKSFVSTNLAAIIAMSDKKVLVIDADMRKGYLHSILNSEHNNGLSETLSGVISHSTAIKKTQLANLDFIPRGMIPPNPSELLMNKSFSDLLDWASKNYDFVVVDTPPILAVTDAAVIGRHVGTTLLVARFGVNTIKEIEVGIRRFEQNGIDVRGVIINAIVKKASTSYAYGNYVYSYK from the coding sequence ATGTCAGATAAAAAACGTGAATCTACCTTCCAGCAAGAAAATGAAGGTATCGATATAGGTAGAATTTGGGGCAGCTTGGTCGATCATCGCTGGATGATCTTGGGCATGACTGCACTGTTTACAGTTATTGGTACCCTTTATGTACTATTTTCAACCCCGATTTATCGCGCCGATGCTCTAATTCAAGTTGAACAAAACTCTGGAAACTCTATTTTAAGTAATTTGTCAGAAATCCTTCCATCAAACCAACCACCTTCAGCGGCAGAAATTGAGCTAATCAAATCTAGAATGGTTCTGGGCAAAACTGTAGATGACTTGAATTTAGATGTTGTAGTTGAGCAAAAGTTTTTCCCTATTTTTGGCAAAGGGTTTGCAAGAATAGTTGGAAAACCAAAGTCAGAATTAGCATTGAGTAGATTTGAAGTTTCTGAAAATGATATAAATCAATATTTTGAAATAAAGTTATTAGATGATTCTCAGTTTTCAATTACAAAAGATGGTGAGGATATAGCCAAAGGTAATGTAGGGCAGCTTCTGAAAAATGAGCATGTTACAGTCCTTATCAGTGACGCAAAATTTGATGATGGCGAAGTTTTTGAAATCAAGAAGATTTCTAAGTTAGAAGCTATAAATGAGATTCTGAACGATTTAACGGTTACCGATAAAGGAAAGGATACAGGCGTATTGTCACTAAGTTTAACAGGAAGTGATCCATCAGAAATAAAAAAGATACTGAATTCGATTAGCCAAAATTATCTGCTCCAAAATGTTGAAAGAAAATCTGAAGAGGCAGCTAGAAGTTTAACTTTCCTTAAAGAACAGTTACCTGAAGTTAGGGGGGCTCTCGATGATGCTGAAACAAAGTTAAACAAATATAGGCAGCAAAATGATTCGGTTGATTTATCTCTTGAGGCAAAAGCAGCCTTAGAATCTGGTGTTGCATTAGATACTCAACTAAATGAACTTACATTTAAAGAGGCTGAGATATCTAAATTATATACAAAAGAGCACCCATCCTATAAAGCTTTAATGGAAAAAAGAAAAACCTTAGAAGACGAAAAAGGTAAGCTTAATAAAAAGATCAGTGGATTACCAAAAACCCAGCAAGAGATTCTTAGGTTGACTCGAGATGTTAATGCTGGGCAAGAAGTTTATATGCAGATGTTAAACAAACAGCAAGAGTTGAGTATAACAAAAGCTAGTACTGTAGGTAACGTACGAATTGTCGACTCTGCAATCACTCAACCGAAACCAGTTAAACCCAATAAGCCTGTATCTATTCTACTGTTTGCCATGTTAGGTATTATACTAAGTGCTGGCTATGCGATTCTTAAAACAGTTCTCCATAAGGGTGTTGAAAGTGCTGAACAACTTGAGGAGATTGGGATAAATGTTTATGCTAATATTCCTCTCTCTGAATGGCAGATGAAGGAGGATAAAAAGCTTGTAACTCGATCAAAAACAACAAAATCTAATATGTTGTTAGCAATAGGAAATCCTGCAGATTTAGCAATCGAAGCGATTAGAAGTCTTAGAACGAGTCTACATTTTGCTATGATGGAAGCTAAAAATAATGTTCTTATGATTTCAGGTGCCAGCCCAGGTATAGGTAAATCTTTCGTCAGTACGAATTTGGCTGCAATAATAGCAATGTCAGATAAAAAGGTTTTGGTCATTGATGCTGACATGCGCAAGGGATATTTACATAGTATTTTGAATTCAGAACACAACAATGGGTTATCTGAAACGTTAAGTGGCGTTATTTCACATAGCACTGCTATAAAGAAAACCCAGTTGGCTAACCTTGACTTTATACCTAGAGGTATGATTCCTCCTAATCCGTCTGAGCTATTGATGAATAAGAGTTTCTCAGATCTTCTCGATTGGGCAAGCAAGAATTATGATTTTGTTGTTGTTGACACCCCCCCTATTTTGGCAGTAACTGATGCTGCAGTTATAGGACGCCATGTTGGGACTACACTCTTAGTTGCAAGATTTGGAGTGAATACTATCAAAGAGATAGAAGTTGGAATCCGGCGTTTTGAACAAAATGGAATTGATGTTAGAGGTGTAATTATAAATGCTATAGTTAAAAAAGCCTCTACGAGTTATGCTTACGGCAATTATGTGTATTCTTATAAATAA
- the wbaP gene encoding undecaprenyl-phosphate galactose phosphotransferase WbaP: protein MSALSYSKKTTVVKFLLAISDFISFILSLVLAITVIVFFEKDVNKYIPSSEMPARILTHIMLAVLCVAWFWVRLRHYSYRKPFWFELKEVFRTILIFAVLDLALVAFSKWQFSRYVWVFTWCSALILVPLARSITKKLLIKFGMWQKHTIIIGSGRNARDAYAALQSEEVLGFAICGFYSSQDECEKEIFGVQVICNEDDLWMKCDPETTQFIVALEFEEHFLRDLWLKKLSKHRCRSVSVIPTLRGVPLYGTEMSFIFSHEVMILRISNNLAKRTSRFLKRTFDILGASLIITLLSPILLALTYLVSKDGGQAIYGHERIGRDGNKFKCLKFRSMVMNSQEVLKELLSNDPDARAEWDRDFKLKNDPRITRVGKFIRKTSLDELPQLFNVLKGEMSLVGPRPVIEAELERYAGDVDYYLMAKPGMTGLWQVSGRNDVDYDTRVYFDAWYVKNWSLWNDIAILFKTINVVLKRDGAY from the coding sequence ATGAGTGCTCTAAGTTACTCAAAGAAAACAACAGTTGTTAAGTTTTTATTGGCTATTTCAGATTTTATTTCTTTTATACTATCACTGGTGTTGGCAATTACAGTCATTGTTTTTTTTGAGAAAGATGTAAATAAGTATATACCTTCATCTGAAATGCCTGCCAGAATACTTACACATATTATGCTGGCAGTTCTTTGTGTTGCATGGTTTTGGGTCAGATTACGTCATTATAGCTATCGCAAACCATTCTGGTTCGAATTGAAAGAGGTTTTTAGAACTATTCTTATTTTTGCTGTGCTGGATTTAGCACTAGTCGCATTTTCTAAGTGGCAATTCTCGCGTTATGTTTGGGTGTTTACATGGTGCTCTGCGTTGATTTTAGTACCTTTGGCTCGTTCTATAACAAAAAAGTTATTAATTAAATTTGGTATGTGGCAGAAGCATACTATTATTATAGGATCGGGTAGAAATGCTCGCGATGCTTATGCTGCACTTCAAAGTGAAGAAGTGTTGGGATTTGCAATATGTGGTTTTTATTCAAGCCAAGATGAATGCGAAAAAGAAATATTTGGTGTTCAAGTTATTTGTAATGAAGACGACTTATGGATGAAATGTGATCCTGAAACAACTCAATTCATTGTCGCATTGGAGTTTGAGGAGCATTTTTTACGAGACTTGTGGTTAAAGAAACTTTCAAAACACCGTTGTCGTTCTGTCTCGGTAATACCTACATTGCGTGGTGTCCCTCTTTATGGAACTGAAATGTCTTTTATTTTTAGTCATGAGGTAATGATCCTAAGAATAAGTAATAATTTAGCAAAAAGAACTTCACGTTTTCTAAAAAGAACATTTGATATTTTGGGGGCTAGTTTAATCATCACCTTGTTATCACCAATTTTATTGGCTTTAACATATCTTGTATCTAAAGATGGCGGGCAAGCAATTTACGGGCATGAGAGAATAGGACGAGATGGTAATAAGTTTAAGTGCTTGAAATTTCGTTCGATGGTTATGAATTCACAGGAAGTACTTAAAGAGCTTTTGAGTAATGATCCTGACGCAAGAGCTGAATGGGATAGAGATTTTAAACTTAAAAATGACCCTCGAATCACTCGTGTTGGTAAATTTATTCGTAAAACAAGCCTCGATGAGTTGCCGCAGCTTTTTAATGTTTTGAAAGGTGAAATGAGTCTGGTTGGGCCACGTCCCGTTATTGAAGCTGAATTAGAGCGTTATGCGGGAGATGTTGATTACTATCTGATGGCAAAGCCTGGTATGACGGGCTTATGGCAAGTAAGCGGACGAAATGATGTTGATTATGACACCCGCGTATATTTTGATGCTTGGTACGTGAAAAACTGGTCGTTATGGAATGATATTGCTATTCTTTTTAAAACGATTAATGTTGTCTTAAAAAGAGATGGTGCATATTAA
- a CDS encoding glycosyltransferase, translating into MNVVTIFERAENVHLNKDVGQILYYISKNKKYNAELWSFCEISNSLPGVKIRRIETVWKRYKLNFKLLLLLVQQAKNIELLNLYHVRVYSLIYAYFYKLINPKGVVFIKGDFDLNQIKNEGLLYNKKNKGVFDFIKNHLIKKVDIVTFEHKYIGQELLRQGIKSIYIPNGVSEDLSKELDRLSAKASNKITPLNVLVVGRIGSYQKNTEEALDILLKLHAKNHEFYANIVGPIDSGFKNVIDKLYYDNPSVSGKINFIGEISDLKVLARYYNEADIFLLTSRFEGYPLSVVEAGYACCIPVVSQNSGADDLIENYTTGYIYKDTDDAVEFIISLITDIKKINIDKIKIRIRNNIIENNDWEKNISFLLNKVDEIVEERCE; encoded by the coding sequence ATGAATGTTGTAACAATATTCGAACGCGCGGAAAATGTACATCTCAATAAAGATGTTGGGCAAATATTGTATTATATCAGTAAAAACAAAAAATATAATGCAGAGCTATGGAGTTTTTGTGAAATAAGCAATTCATTACCTGGTGTGAAAATTAGAAGAATAGAGACAGTTTGGAAAAGGTATAAGTTAAATTTCAAGCTATTGCTATTGCTTGTGCAACAAGCGAAGAATATTGAATTGCTAAATTTATATCACGTGAGAGTGTACTCCCTTATTTATGCCTACTTTTATAAATTAATCAATCCCAAAGGAGTTGTCTTTATAAAAGGGGACTTTGATCTAAATCAGATTAAGAATGAAGGTTTACTTTACAATAAAAAAAATAAAGGGGTGTTTGATTTTATTAAAAATCATTTAATCAAAAAAGTTGATATTGTAACTTTTGAGCACAAGTATATTGGCCAAGAGTTATTAAGACAAGGAATTAAATCTATATATATTCCGAATGGCGTTTCGGAAGATTTAAGCAAAGAATTAGACAGATTATCAGCTAAAGCAAGTAATAAGATTACTCCGTTAAATGTGCTAGTTGTAGGGAGAATTGGAAGTTATCAAAAGAACACAGAGGAAGCATTAGATATTCTTTTGAAGTTGCACGCGAAAAATCATGAATTTTACGCAAATATTGTTGGACCAATTGACTCAGGGTTTAAAAATGTTATCGATAAACTTTATTATGATAACCCTAGTGTTAGTGGAAAAATTAATTTTATCGGAGAAATATCCGATCTGAAAGTATTGGCTCGTTATTACAATGAAGCAGATATATTTTTGCTAACATCAAGATTCGAAGGCTACCCATTATCTGTAGTAGAAGCTGGCTATGCATGCTGCATACCAGTTGTTAGCCAAAATTCGGGAGCCGATGATCTTATAGAAAACTATACTACAGGGTACATATATAAAGATACCGACGATGCAGTTGAATTTATTATTAGTCTTATAACTGACATTAAAAAAATAAATATTGATAAAATTAAGATTAGAATAAGAAATAATATTATTGAAAACAATGATTGGGAAAAGAATATCTCTTTTTTACTCAATAAAGTCGATGAGATAGTTGAGGAAAGGTGTGAATAA
- a CDS encoding glycosyltransferase family 2 protein — protein MKVLLFIPTYNAVKGGHWLELLNSIMTQTITPYKTIIVDSDSGDETTNIASDFSFNVVKIKKEEFNHGGTRNLAVKMAGDADIVVFLTQDAILNNANALERIIDVFINNDDIAAAYGRQLPHLNANHLATHARLFNYKEHSYVSEKNLIPTMGIKAAFISNSFSAYRISSFKELGCFPNNTILCEDMFFAAKLILAGYKIAYVSDAEVRHSHNYSCTEEFKRYFDIGVFHNDEKWIRESFGGAGGEGKKFIISELKYLLKNSPISIPQAFISNGAKLLGYKFGQNYTKLPLKLRRALSMHKRYWDSVID, from the coding sequence ATGAAAGTATTACTATTTATACCAACTTATAATGCAGTTAAAGGCGGTCATTGGTTAGAACTTTTGAACTCGATAATGACGCAAACTATTACACCTTATAAAACTATTATAGTTGATTCTGATTCAGGTGATGAGACTACAAATATAGCGTCAGATTTTTCTTTCAATGTAGTTAAAATAAAAAAAGAAGAGTTCAATCATGGTGGTACGAGAAATCTAGCTGTCAAAATGGCTGGTGACGCTGATATTGTGGTTTTTTTAACTCAAGATGCTATTCTTAATAATGCGAATGCTTTGGAAAGGATTATAGATGTCTTTATTAATAACGATGACATAGCAGCAGCTTATGGAAGACAGTTACCTCACTTAAATGCTAATCATCTTGCTACGCATGCGCGTTTATTTAACTATAAAGAGCACAGTTATGTTAGTGAAAAGAATCTGATACCAACGATGGGAATAAAAGCCGCATTTATATCAAATTCATTTTCGGCATATCGGATATCTTCTTTTAAAGAACTTGGTTGTTTCCCTAACAACACAATTCTTTGTGAAGACATGTTTTTTGCAGCTAAACTAATCTTAGCTGGATATAAAATAGCTTACGTATCTGACGCAGAAGTAAGGCACTCTCATAACTACTCATGTACTGAGGAATTTAAACGCTACTTTGATATTGGTGTCTTTCATAATGATGAAAAATGGATAAGGGAATCATTTGGAGGGGCGGGTGGCGAGGGGAAAAAATTTATTATTTCTGAGCTAAAATATTTATTGAAAAATTCTCCGATATCTATACCTCAAGCATTTATTAGCAATGGTGCAAAGTTATTAGGCTATAAATTTGGTCAGAATTATACTAAACTTCCTTTAAAATTAAGGCGTGCATTAAGTATGCACAAGCGTTACTGGGATAGTGTGATAGATTGA
- a CDS encoding O-antigen polymerase has product MNNDKSFEIAIFKKKVFINPALMLVLAWILVSFLYLLSLSPRLYFSMDAVITVSLAVVVPALVAHYAVILIRYMLGGKKRTMVLRFSNFELSRVKFVFYTLVALSILEFGVEGYIPLLSKIKGANVSHFDFGIPSVHGLLMAGFLSLSTISILLYQKTKEKIYLCIIGYTFLWAVLIVSRKIFMVGITQWIFVFLTLNNVSLSKFFKVFLIGLIVVIIFGVVGDIRSGAGHIDELGGFASDSVIEMIPGFNWVYLYMTTPLHNLVYATQNAVPEYNLFFNRTLSSLVPSVVLDLISGGNSRYNFAAAASNVGSWFESEAFNVSTAMLQPYIDNGWFGINILMVLLGFVSGVIYSCGKTALAFFSLITISTACVLSIYSDNFTNLNFIGQFIFYFFIFIKIKVNGKLIFS; this is encoded by the coding sequence ATGAATAATGATAAATCATTTGAAATAGCGATATTTAAGAAAAAGGTTTTCATAAATCCAGCATTAATGCTTGTTTTAGCATGGATATTAGTTTCTTTTTTATACTTATTATCTCTATCACCCCGATTATATTTTTCAATGGATGCTGTGATAACTGTTTCTCTAGCTGTTGTTGTACCGGCTCTAGTAGCACATTATGCAGTTATCTTGATTAGGTATATGCTCGGCGGAAAAAAAAGAACTATGGTTTTGCGGTTTAGCAATTTTGAGTTAAGCCGTGTTAAATTTGTTTTTTATACTCTAGTAGCACTATCAATACTTGAGTTTGGGGTTGAAGGATATATTCCACTGCTTTCAAAAATAAAAGGGGCAAACGTTAGTCACTTTGATTTTGGAATTCCTTCTGTCCATGGTCTACTAATGGCTGGTTTCCTTAGTCTATCTACAATATCTATATTGCTTTATCAAAAAACCAAGGAAAAAATATATTTATGTATTATCGGGTACACATTTTTATGGGCGGTATTAATTGTCAGCAGAAAGATATTTATGGTGGGCATTACTCAATGGATATTTGTTTTTTTAACATTGAATAATGTTAGTTTATCAAAGTTTTTTAAAGTTTTTCTTATCGGCCTGATAGTCGTCATAATTTTTGGTGTCGTCGGTGACATTAGGAGTGGTGCTGGTCATATTGATGAGTTAGGTGGCTTTGCGAGTGATAGTGTCATTGAAATGATCCCAGGGTTTAATTGGGTGTATTTATATATGACAACTCCATTACATAACTTAGTATATGCAACACAGAATGCCGTCCCAGAGTATAATTTGTTTTTTAACCGTACATTGAGTTCTTTAGTGCCTTCGGTTGTTTTGGATTTAATCAGTGGAGGTAATAGCAGATATAATTTTGCCGCAGCTGCGTCAAATGTTGGTTCTTGGTTCGAAAGTGAGGCCTTCAACGTATCAACTGCGATGTTACAACCTTATATCGATAATGGTTGGTTCGGCATAAATATCTTAATGGTACTTCTTGGGTTTGTTTCCGGCGTCATTTATTCTTGTGGCAAAACTGCACTTGCTTTCTTTTCTCTGATTACAATATCGACCGCATGTGTTTTGTCAATATATTCTGATAATTTCACTAACTTAAATTTCATTGGCCAGTTTATATTTTATTTCTTTATTTTTATTAAGATTAAGGTTAACGGGAAGTTGATTTTTAGCTAA